From a single Methanofollis sp. W23 genomic region:
- a CDS encoding DNA methyltransferase yields MTDYELTEERLDAVRRIEGFPQGKDRDIIALSDPPYYTACPNPWIGEFIEKYGREFDPEEKYDCEPFAADVSEGKNDPIYNAHSYHTKVPHKAIMRYILHYTKPGDIVFDGFCGTGMTGVAAQMCGNPDAAYRKKVETEMPEVEWGARRAILCDLSPAATFIAYNYNNPVDPAAFEKEAKHILAEVEEECGWMYETDHVVDGKVQVKKDVHGTTTPVKGRINYTVWSDVFVCPSCSEEIVFWEAAVDPAEGKVRSEFPCPHCGAVTTKRSLDRAWEYVHDDALGETVRRAKQVPVLINYTVMVNGKKKRFEKRPDEKDLALIRRIEGERIPYWFPTDELPDGEKMSDPRNAGVTHVHQFYYKRPLYLLSKIFSMLNTTQSPNISYLKYTFDQTISGLSRLNRYGPTHYSQVNRMLSGTLYIGSQIAEVSLPYLIDGKIKRLKKILESYQNFSSHICITTQSSSKINDIPQNSIDYIFTDPPFGGNLMYSELNFLHEAWYRVFTNNHSEAIVNKVQRKALPEYQALMEQCFSENYRILKPGRWMTVEFHNSRNNVWMAIQQALTRAGFVIADVRTLDKKQGTFNQISSSNQSVKQDLIISAYKPNGGLEDRFKLTAGTEDGVWDFVRQHLKHLPPAPEKDGVLQYVPERQKHLLFDRMVAFHVQRGIIVPISAADFYFGLYQRFPERDGMYFLPEQVPLYEQKRLAADRVEQMSFFVHDEKSAIQWLRQELDNAPKTYQEIQPAFMIETRNTDKHESLPELGDILEQNFLKDKDGRWYVPDPTKESDLEKIREKALLKEFTAYLTTSGRLKTFRTEAVRAGFKKCWSERDYATIITTGNRLPSKILQEDDVLLMYYDNAQTRQGHTQHGPGSDRQVALEH; encoded by the coding sequence ATGACTGACTATGAACTGACAGAGGAGCGGCTCGATGCCGTTCGCAGGATTGAGGGATTCCCTCAGGGAAAGGACAGGGACATCATCGCTCTTTCGGACCCTCCGTATTATACGGCATGTCCGAACCCGTGGATCGGGGAGTTTATCGAGAAGTACGGGCGGGAGTTCGATCCCGAGGAGAAGTACGACTGCGAACCGTTTGCGGCGGATGTGAGCGAGGGGAAGAACGATCCGATCTATAATGCCCATTCGTATCACACGAAGGTGCCGCACAAGGCGATCATGCGCTATATTCTCCACTACACGAAGCCGGGCGACATCGTCTTCGATGGGTTCTGCGGGACCGGGATGACCGGGGTAGCGGCGCAGATGTGCGGCAACCCGGACGCGGCGTACCGCAAGAAGGTCGAGACGGAGATGCCCGAGGTGGAGTGGGGCGCCCGCCGGGCAATCCTCTGCGACCTCTCACCGGCGGCGACCTTCATCGCCTACAATTACAACAACCCGGTGGACCCCGCGGCCTTCGAGAAGGAGGCGAAGCACATCCTTGCCGAGGTGGAAGAGGAATGCGGCTGGATGTACGAGACCGATCACGTGGTGGACGGCAAGGTGCAGGTGAAGAAGGACGTGCACGGCACCACGACGCCGGTGAAGGGGCGGATTAACTACACGGTCTGGAGCGATGTCTTCGTCTGCCCCTCGTGTTCAGAGGAGATCGTCTTCTGGGAGGCGGCGGTAGACCCGGCCGAGGGGAAGGTCCGCTCCGAGTTCCCCTGCCCGCACTGCGGCGCGGTGACGACGAAGCGCTCCCTTGACCGGGCATGGGAGTATGTCCATGACGACGCCCTGGGCGAGACGGTGCGGCGGGCAAAGCAGGTGCCGGTGCTGATCAACTACACCGTCATGGTGAATGGGAAGAAAAAGCGGTTTGAAAAGAGGCCCGACGAGAAAGACCTCGCCCTGATCAGGCGGATCGAGGGGGAGCGGATCCCATACTGGTTCCCGACAGATGAGTTGCCTGATGGGGAAAAGATGTCAGACCCGAGAAATGCCGGCGTCACCCATGTGCATCAGTTCTACTATAAGCGTCCTCTCTACCTTTTATCCAAGATATTTTCAATGCTTAATACTACTCAATCCCCAAACATAAGTTATCTGAAGTATACTTTCGACCAAACGATTTCAGGATTGAGCAGATTAAACCGGTATGGCCCAACCCATTATTCTCAAGTCAACAGAATGTTAAGCGGAACGCTGTACATTGGATCTCAAATTGCTGAAGTGTCCCTCCCTTATCTAATTGATGGGAAGATAAAGAGGCTGAAAAAGATCCTTGAGTCATACCAAAACTTCAGTTCACATATCTGCATTACGACCCAATCATCATCGAAAATAAACGATATCCCTCAAAATTCCATCGACTACATCTTCACCGATCCCCCCTTCGGTGGCAACCTGATGTACTCCGAACTGAATTTCCTTCACGAAGCATGGTATAGAGTCTTCACGAACAACCACTCCGAGGCGATCGTTAATAAGGTCCAGCGCAAGGCACTCCCCGAGTATCAGGCGCTGATGGAGCAGTGCTTCAGTGAGAACTACCGGATCCTCAAGCCCGGGCGCTGGATGACGGTGGAGTTCCACAACTCCAGAAACAATGTCTGGATGGCGATCCAGCAGGCGCTGACGCGGGCCGGGTTCGTGATCGCCGACGTAAGGACGCTGGACAAGAAGCAGGGTACCTTCAACCAGATATCCAGTTCCAACCAATCGGTCAAACAGGACCTCATCATCTCCGCCTACAAACCCAACGGCGGGCTTGAAGACCGGTTCAAACTCACCGCCGGCACCGAGGACGGCGTCTGGGACTTCGTCCGTCAGCACCTCAAACACCTGCCGCCCGCCCCTGAGAAGGACGGCGTCCTCCAGTACGTCCCGGAGAGGCAGAAACACCTCCTCTTCGACCGCATGGTCGCCTTCCATGTGCAGCGCGGGATCATCGTCCCCATTTCGGCCGCCGACTTCTACTTCGGGCTCTACCAGCGCTTCCCTGAACGCGACGGGATGTACTTCCTCCCCGAGCAGGTTCCCCTCTACGAGCAGAAACGCCTCGCCGCCGACCGCGTCGAACAGATGAGTTTCTTCGTCCACGACGAGAAGAGCGCCATCCAGTGGCTCAGGCAGGAACTCGACAACGCCCCCAAGACCTACCAGGAGATTCAGCCCGCGTTTATGATCGAGACCAGGAACACCGACAAACACGAGTCACTCCCGGAACTCGGCGACATCCTCGAACAAAACTTCCTCAAGGACAAAGACGGCCGGTGGTACGTCCCGGACCCCACCAAAGAGTCGGACCTCGAAAAAATCCGGGAGAAGGCCCTCCTCAAAGAGTTCACCGCATACCTCACCACGAGCGGCAGACTCAAGACCTTCAGGACCGAGGCCGTCAGGGCAGGCTTCAAGAAATGCTGGTCAGAGCGTGACTACGCCACCATCATCACGACCGGCAACCGCCTCCCGTCAAAGATCCTTCAGGAAGACGACGTCCTCCTGATGTACTACGACAACGCCCAGACACGGCAGGGGCACACCCAGCATGGACCTGGTTCAGACCGGCAGGTGGCTCTGGAGCACTGA
- a CDS encoding helicase-related protein, protein MDLVQTGRWLWSTEYAEPVQVIDTQQIWGTTTCRFWVPSANTVAVGDAASCTSLDQAPPLEKDEVIARAAAGRIIDHLAGTPLLAPLFSPVTPLPHQVAALAQACARDPVRCLFADEVGLGKTIEAGLVIKELKLRNKAARVLIVAPRGLVTQWVAEMQTHFSETFTLVDPAGTDPSLWHQIDHAIVSIDAIKPLRQRRGWTPARIHQYNQDRFHAVTQAGWDLIIVDEAHKLAGTNRQVARHTLGRGLARSARHLLLLSATPHQGKTDAFLRLMSLLDPTTFQENGQISRDDLRPYIIRTEKRTAIGTDGAPLFRPRQTKIVEVEWDEAHRLQADLYDGVTAYVRTGYNRALTEKRNYIGFLMVLMQRLVSSSTRSIRTTLEKRLAVLEGSAPRRPPTTLNDWWDMETDEQIDEAVQAEQSSHQAETEQVRLLLDLARRCEATRPDAKAERLVDLMYSRRGEENNPNLKFLIFTEFVPTQQMLTDYLTTRGFSVVCLNGSMDMDERRRAQQTFATTAQVMISTEAGGEGLNLQFCHIAINYDLPWNPMRIEQRIGRVDRIGQTHDVMVYNMVFSGTVEQRVHEVLLEKLLVILNDLGFDKFSDVLDSSEAERGFEDLFIHAILDPDHTDHYLDTFIAAVQEQAREEKQTLSSLLDHPVLSVGDIQDYLHSPLPALTEHLVTSAFMARGGEITRGLQGFDLTWPDGHRQTGIVFDPPGNDPDLNLLTVADPAVSALLTSTPYASPDQPIPTIHIPDLPEEVRGLWSLWKLSVSGTPTTSLFAIPSFIDDTGHSFPIAARQIWDTIARGAFSITGATTADPALYDQSRDGAAETSQGTQTRQNGTPAIYPVLFLHMEGGRP, encoded by the coding sequence ATGGACCTGGTTCAGACCGGCAGGTGGCTCTGGAGCACTGAGTACGCCGAACCGGTTCAGGTGATCGACACCCAGCAGATCTGGGGCACCACCACCTGTCGGTTCTGGGTCCCGAGCGCGAACACCGTGGCCGTCGGAGATGCAGCGTCCTGCACCTCCCTCGACCAGGCCCCGCCCCTGGAGAAAGACGAGGTGATCGCCCGCGCCGCCGCCGGCCGGATCATCGACCACCTCGCCGGCACCCCGCTCCTCGCCCCCCTCTTCTCGCCGGTCACCCCCCTCCCCCACCAGGTCGCCGCCCTCGCCCAGGCCTGCGCCCGCGATCCGGTCCGCTGCCTCTTCGCCGACGAAGTCGGGCTCGGCAAGACCATCGAAGCCGGCCTTGTCATCAAAGAACTCAAACTCAGGAACAAAGCCGCCCGCGTCCTCATCGTCGCACCGCGGGGCCTTGTCACCCAATGGGTCGCCGAGATGCAGACCCACTTCAGCGAGACCTTCACCCTTGTCGACCCAGCCGGCACCGACCCCTCCCTCTGGCACCAGATCGACCATGCCATCGTCTCCATCGACGCCATCAAACCCCTCAGACAGCGGCGCGGCTGGACCCCGGCCAGGATCCACCAGTACAACCAGGACCGCTTCCACGCCGTCACCCAGGCCGGATGGGATCTCATCATCGTCGACGAAGCCCACAAACTCGCCGGCACCAACCGACAGGTCGCCCGCCACACCCTCGGCCGCGGCCTCGCCCGCTCGGCCAGGCACCTCCTCCTCCTCTCCGCCACCCCCCACCAGGGCAAGACCGACGCCTTCCTCAGGCTCATGAGCCTCCTCGACCCGACAACCTTCCAGGAAAACGGCCAGATCAGCAGGGACGACCTCAGGCCCTACATCATCAGAACCGAGAAACGCACCGCCATCGGCACCGACGGCGCTCCCCTCTTCAGACCAAGGCAGACCAAGATCGTCGAAGTCGAATGGGACGAAGCACACCGCCTCCAGGCCGACCTCTACGACGGGGTCACCGCCTACGTCAGGACCGGCTATAACCGCGCCCTCACCGAGAAGAGAAACTACATCGGATTTCTGATGGTCCTCATGCAGCGCCTCGTCTCCAGCAGCACCCGCTCCATCAGGACCACCCTCGAAAAACGGCTTGCCGTCCTCGAAGGGAGTGCACCCCGAAGACCCCCCACTACCCTCAACGACTGGTGGGACATGGAGACCGACGAACAGATCGACGAGGCCGTCCAGGCCGAACAATCCTCCCATCAGGCAGAAACAGAGCAGGTCCGCCTCCTCCTCGACCTCGCCCGCCGGTGCGAAGCCACCCGCCCCGACGCCAAGGCCGAACGCCTCGTCGACCTCATGTACTCCCGCCGCGGTGAAGAGAACAACCCCAACCTCAAATTTCTCATCTTCACCGAATTCGTCCCGACCCAACAGATGCTCACCGACTACCTCACCACCCGCGGCTTCTCCGTCGTCTGCCTCAACGGCTCAATGGACATGGACGAACGCCGCCGGGCCCAGCAGACCTTCGCAACTACCGCCCAGGTCATGATCTCCACCGAGGCGGGTGGTGAAGGTCTCAACCTCCAGTTCTGCCACATCGCTATCAACTACGACCTGCCCTGGAACCCCATGCGGATTGAACAGCGGATCGGTAGAGTCGACCGCATCGGCCAGACCCACGACGTCATGGTCTACAACATGGTCTTCTCCGGCACCGTCGAACAGCGGGTCCACGAAGTCCTCCTCGAAAAACTCCTCGTCATCCTCAACGACCTCGGCTTCGACAAATTCAGCGACGTCCTCGACTCCAGCGAAGCAGAACGAGGCTTCGAAGACCTCTTCATCCATGCGATCCTCGACCCCGACCACACCGACCACTACCTCGACACCTTCATCGCCGCCGTCCAGGAACAGGCACGAGAGGAAAAGCAGACCCTTTCATCCCTCCTCGACCACCCGGTCCTCTCAGTCGGAGACATCCAGGACTACCTCCACTCGCCCCTCCCTGCCCTCACCGAACACCTCGTCACCTCAGCCTTCATGGCCCGCGGCGGAGAGATCACGCGCGGCCTCCAGGGCTTCGACCTCACATGGCCCGACGGCCACCGCCAGACTGGCATCGTCTTCGACCCGCCCGGCAATGACCCCGATCTGAACCTCCTCACCGTCGCCGATCCCGCCGTCAGCGCCCTGCTCACCAGCACCCCCTATGCCTCCCCCGACCAGCCCATCCCCACCATCCATATTCCCGACCTTCCCGAAGAGGTCAGGGGGCTCTGGTCACTCTGGAAACTCTCCGTCTCCGGCACACCGACCACCTCCCTCTTCGCGATCCCCTCCTTCATCGACGACACCGGCCACTCCTTCCCCATCGCCGCCCGGCAGATCTGGGATACTATAGCCAGAGGAGCCTTCTCGATCACCGGGGCAACAACCGCCGATCCAGCACTCTACGATCAGAGCAGAGACGGCGCCGCCGAGACCAGCCAGGGCACACAGACCAGACAGAACGGCACCCCCGCCATCTACCCGGTCCTCTTTCTCCACATGGAAGGCGGCCGACCATGA
- the pglZ gene encoding BREX-3 system phosphatase PglZ, whose product MTEWQDQVLATLLCQDSPLIVALDPDLLLLDEQIFQTLQANHFDLLTYTDPIAFRHAYEPNYREPRDNGRETPRLIVRFPHTRRESVPYDLLQQSECIQISLSELFPGLDYKTVQTLGPQYYDALFEAAHKIRGKRFGRKHTAAFILDQIFSIRPDDIRTSTDLIALFCRVHYHHQTIPPILIDHCLEIWTDRHFAGFSEIKDLFDHDTFMAYLQDEWAKYIGGNSPAPTVPFDHDQIRLYIDTFFIEGALKPLRALPSVQVPQWAHCGIVNDQETEQLYRLNSLLDRIQEFLPGPDTRLNDWKQYARLWAEAVVLVSALSPATTPDQVKTRYHTLHQTLETTFRDWLFKTFPTLPDRPYLPAPVMVHQIPHYLAHHAGERTALIVMDGMALDQWLIIKEILGDGFTYSEDLVCAWVPTLTSISRRSLFAGEKPSLVSGVNRKTLSEENLWRTFWHNQSRPERDIGYSRGNTLVSDTEVDELVHDATPRIAGFVINTIDNLMHRNIMGMPQMHLDVRHWVETGTLRRFITRLLDRGYQVYITADHGNICTPGMGVPQQGDLVEETSARARIYDHASFADEGHQAFPEDSCVWPSNYLGTGHTVLLADGLKAFFKKDEEILSHGSISMEEVFVPFVQIRSAQQCHR is encoded by the coding sequence ATGACTGAATGGCAAGACCAGGTCCTCGCCACTCTCCTCTGCCAGGACTCCCCCCTCATCGTAGCACTCGACCCCGACCTCCTCCTCCTCGACGAGCAGATCTTCCAGACACTCCAGGCCAACCACTTCGACCTGCTCACTTACACCGACCCCATCGCCTTCAGGCATGCATACGAACCCAACTACCGGGAACCCCGGGACAACGGCAGAGAAACACCCCGCCTTATCGTCAGGTTCCCCCACACCCGCCGCGAATCAGTTCCCTACGACCTCCTCCAGCAGAGCGAATGTATCCAGATCTCTCTTTCCGAACTCTTCCCGGGCCTCGACTACAAGACCGTGCAGACCCTTGGCCCACAGTACTACGACGCTCTCTTCGAAGCAGCGCACAAGATCCGCGGCAAACGGTTTGGCAGGAAGCATACGGCCGCCTTCATCCTCGATCAGATCTTCTCGATCCGGCCAGATGACATAAGAACATCCACCGACCTCATCGCCCTCTTCTGCCGCGTTCACTACCACCACCAGACCATCCCCCCCATCCTCATCGACCACTGCCTGGAGATCTGGACTGATCGACATTTTGCCGGATTTTCTGAGATCAAAGACCTCTTTGATCACGACACCTTCATGGCATACCTCCAGGACGAATGGGCCAAATACATCGGCGGGAACAGCCCGGCACCAACCGTTCCCTTCGACCACGACCAGATCAGACTCTATATCGACACTTTCTTCATTGAAGGGGCGTTAAAACCCCTTCGTGCCCTTCCATCTGTCCAGGTTCCACAATGGGCACATTGCGGCATTGTCAATGACCAGGAGACTGAACAGTTATACCGGTTAAATTCCCTCCTCGACCGTATCCAGGAGTTCCTCCCAGGCCCAGACACCAGACTCAACGACTGGAAACAGTACGCACGCCTCTGGGCCGAAGCGGTCGTGCTCGTCTCGGCACTCTCGCCAGCGACGACACCAGACCAGGTCAAGACCAGGTACCACACCCTCCACCAGACCCTTGAGACCACGTTCAGGGACTGGCTCTTCAAGACCTTCCCCACCCTTCCTGACCGCCCATACCTCCCTGCACCGGTGATGGTACACCAGATCCCTCATTACCTTGCCCACCATGCAGGAGAACGGACCGCCCTCATCGTGATGGACGGCATGGCCCTCGATCAGTGGCTCATCATCAAGGAGATACTCGGTGACGGCTTTACCTATTCCGAAGATCTCGTCTGCGCCTGGGTCCCGACCCTCACCTCCATCTCGCGCCGGTCCCTCTTTGCCGGAGAAAAACCCTCTCTCGTCTCAGGAGTGAACAGAAAAACCTTGAGCGAAGAGAATCTCTGGCGCACATTCTGGCACAATCAGTCCAGACCAGAAAGAGACATCGGCTACTCACGGGGAAACACCCTTGTCTCTGACACAGAAGTGGACGAACTCGTTCACGATGCCACCCCCAGGATCGCCGGCTTTGTCATCAACACCATCGACAATCTCATGCATAGAAACATAATGGGCATGCCTCAGATGCACCTCGACGTCAGACACTGGGTAGAAACCGGAACCCTCCGGCGATTCATCACCCGTCTCCTCGACCGGGGATATCAGGTCTATATCACCGCCGATCACGGGAACATCTGTACTCCCGGCATGGGCGTTCCGCAACAGGGCGACCTTGTCGAAGAGACCAGCGCCAGAGCCCGCATCTACGATCACGCTTCATTCGCCGACGAGGGACACCAGGCGTTTCCGGAAGATTCCTGTGTATGGCCGTCGAACTATCTTGGTACCGGCCACACTGTCCTGCTTGCCGACGGGCTGAAGGCATTTTTCAAAAAAGATGAAGAGATCCTATCGCACGGCAGCATTTCAATGGAAGAAGTGTTTGTCCCATTTGTTCAGATCAGGAGCGCACAACAATGTCACAGATGA
- a CDS encoding type II toxin-antitoxin system HicB family antitoxin, whose amino-acid sequence MKKGRYTISVPSLPGCISEGDTKEEAIEKYQGSD is encoded by the coding sequence GTGAAGAAGGGGAGATACACGATTTCTGTACCGAGCCTTCCGGGCTGCATCAGTGAGGGGGATACCAAAGAAGAAGCAATAGAAAAATATCAGGGAAGCGATTGA
- a CDS encoding ABC transporter substrate-binding protein: MMKQFKPIFGLIILSLIFAAIVLGAGCTEAGSTEQNNTNTKAITDMSGHEVMIPADPQHVAIIDKGLVVQTMIALGVDDRIAATGGVINPKSSDPTRNRDTLYLRPDLLTRSNFGYAYYGGFNFETLLAAEPDLVIWHMLDNTEKNDATGEFIEKIESAGIPVVIVKSAGVNGAENSIETQYEAIRLIGEIFDAQDRANAIVGYINTTITMVQERTANIPDDEKPSVLIVGLAKDGSAYVWGEDYGSARFSTEIAHLKNVYLGNQTQIMSKEQIIAFKPDKLVVVDGPIAIPAPEDFYTLEGFESWSILPAVENHDIVTVGICPWWGDFCLEFPTVILLEAKSTYPDQFEDVKVNEWLTDYHTMLYGINATQATELADKQYLKWTYDSSY, encoded by the coding sequence ATGATGAAACAATTCAAACCCATATTCGGGTTGATAATCCTATCCCTGATTTTTGCCGCAATAGTGCTCGGTGCAGGCTGTACTGAAGCCGGTTCGACGGAGCAAAACAACACCAATACCAAGGCAATCACCGACATGTCCGGGCATGAAGTGATGATTCCGGCCGACCCCCAGCACGTTGCAATCATTGATAAAGGGCTTGTTGTTCAGACCATGATTGCTCTGGGTGTCGATGACAGGATCGCAGCCACAGGAGGAGTCATCAATCCGAAATCATCTGATCCGACACGAAATCGGGACACCCTCTATCTCAGGCCGGACCTTCTCACCCGATCCAACTTCGGGTATGCGTACTATGGCGGTTTTAACTTCGAGACATTGCTCGCCGCAGAACCCGACCTGGTCATCTGGCATATGCTCGACAATACGGAAAAGAACGATGCCACCGGGGAATTCATCGAGAAGATAGAATCTGCAGGTATCCCGGTTGTCATCGTCAAATCGGCAGGAGTGAACGGGGCGGAGAACTCAATTGAAACCCAATATGAAGCCATCCGTCTCATAGGAGAGATCTTTGACGCACAGGACCGGGCAAATGCGATTGTCGGATATATCAACACCACAATCACGATGGTACAGGAACGTACGGCAAACATCCCGGACGATGAGAAACCCTCCGTGCTCATCGTCGGACTTGCAAAGGACGGTTCCGCCTATGTCTGGGGAGAGGACTACGGCTCTGCCAGATTCTCAACTGAGATCGCGCATCTGAAAAATGTTTATCTGGGCAACCAGACGCAGATCATGTCAAAAGAGCAGATCATTGCTTTCAAGCCGGACAAACTTGTAGTGGTAGACGGGCCGATCGCGATTCCAGCCCCTGAAGACTTCTATACCCTGGAAGGATTCGAGTCATGGAGTATACTCCCGGCAGTAGAAAACCACGACATTGTTACTGTAGGAATATGCCCCTGGTGGGGAGACTTCTGCCTCGAATTCCCGACCGTCATCCTCCTCGAAGCAAAGAGCACCTATCCAGATCAGTTTGAGGATGTAAAGGTCAATGAGTGGTTAACCGACTATCATACCATGCTGTACGGGATCAACGCCACTCAGGCAACCGAACTCGCCGATAAACAATACCTCAAATGGACCTATGACTCCTCATACTAA
- a CDS encoding iron ABC transporter permease, producing MNTSSPKKDKNILYFGGVIVSLLVLILIALCAGAFPVTPGNILSVLCSALFGEASENVFHSVVILDVRIPRILLAVSIGAGLSVAGCVYQAVFRNPLVEPYLLGASSGAAFGAGLAIVLGFQIFSLQVTALLFSLSAVFLVYSLATKDGKTQLLHLILIGIVINALFTAGLSFLKTIAHSEQLRDLTFWLMGGIYVADWKDVLIIVPAILIAFLILWSMAWRMNVITLGDDEAQTLGLDVQKTRIITIFFSTLIASLAVATVGIIAWVGLIIPHIARMLVGPEHRALVPFSALFGGAFLLLCDTLARTLTGGEVPISILTSVIAAPYIIYLVRRNKAIFVG from the coding sequence ATGAACACATCATCCCCAAAAAAAGACAAAAATATATTGTATTTTGGCGGAGTGATCGTTTCACTCCTCGTTCTGATACTCATAGCTCTCTGTGCCGGTGCGTTCCCGGTAACCCCGGGCAACATTCTCTCGGTTCTTTGCTCCGCACTTTTCGGGGAGGCCAGTGAGAACGTATTCCACTCGGTGGTGATACTGGACGTCAGAATTCCACGAATACTCCTTGCCGTCAGCATCGGTGCAGGCCTCTCCGTCGCCGGGTGTGTTTATCAGGCCGTTTTCAGAAACCCTCTTGTAGAGCCGTATCTTCTCGGTGCATCGTCAGGAGCGGCCTTCGGGGCAGGGCTCGCAATCGTTCTCGGGTTTCAAATCTTTTCTCTCCAGGTCACGGCACTATTATTCTCGTTGTCCGCAGTATTCCTGGTCTATTCTCTCGCAACGAAAGATGGAAAAACACAACTCCTCCACCTCATCCTGATTGGAATTGTGATAAATGCGTTATTTACCGCGGGACTATCATTCCTCAAGACTATCGCTCATTCAGAGCAGTTGCGTGACCTGACGTTCTGGCTCATGGGAGGGATCTATGTTGCCGACTGGAAGGACGTACTGATCATTGTGCCGGCAATTCTCATTGCATTTTTGATCCTATGGAGTATGGCCTGGCGAATGAACGTAATTACTCTTGGCGACGACGAGGCACAGACCCTCGGATTGGATGTTCAGAAGACACGAATCATTACCATATTCTTCTCTACCCTGATCGCGTCACTCGCAGTTGCTACTGTGGGGATCATTGCGTGGGTCGGACTCATTATCCCGCATATCGCGAGAATGCTTGTGGGACCTGAACATCGGGCACTCGTCCCCTTCTCTGCACTCTTCGGGGGGGCCTTTCTCCTGCTCTGCGACACGCTCGCTCGAACCCTGACAGGGGGCGAGGTTCCGATCAGTATTCTGACCTCTGTTATCGCTGCACCATATATCATCTACCTTGTCCGGAGGAACAAAGCGATCTTTGTCGGATGA
- a CDS encoding ABC transporter ATP-binding protein, protein MFTIDNLSFRYTRNRVLEEVTVHIPKGSLCALYGPNGSGKSTLLKCCLGLLKEYTGTIAYDGQPMESLDSRERAKLMAYVPQSQTQTFPFTAFEIVLMGRNPYICHYRPTKTDEILADRALDALGVSSLRDRPITELSGGEKQLVTLARALNQDTPLLFLDEPSSALDYSNQLLVWSCMRTLASSGKTVIVTTHDPNHVLWYCSHVAILKRTILDYGDPEEVISEKNLSKLYGPVSTVMKSEGRQVVLPTEYMNHFNRI, encoded by the coding sequence ATGTTCACGATAGACAACCTTTCATTCAGGTATACCCGGAACAGAGTTCTTGAAGAGGTAACGGTTCATATCCCGAAAGGATCGCTCTGCGCACTGTATGGGCCGAATGGTTCGGGAAAATCAACACTCTTGAAGTGCTGTCTCGGGTTACTCAAAGAGTATACCGGCACCATTGCCTATGATGGTCAGCCCATGGAATCTTTGGACTCCAGAGAAAGGGCAAAGTTAATGGCGTACGTGCCGCAGAGTCAAACGCAGACATTCCCTTTTACCGCCTTTGAAATCGTTCTGATGGGACGCAACCCCTATATTTGCCACTACAGGCCGACGAAAACAGATGAAATCCTTGCCGACAGAGCGCTTGACGCCCTGGGAGTCTCCAGTCTCCGGGACCGCCCTATCACCGAATTAAGTGGGGGAGAGAAACAACTGGTGACCCTTGCTCGCGCCCTGAATCAGGACACCCCACTTCTGTTCCTCGACGAACCATCTTCAGCCCTTGATTATTCCAATCAGTTGCTTGTCTGGAGTTGCATGAGGACATTGGCCAGTTCAGGCAAGACGGTAATTGTGACGACCCATGATCCAAACCACGTACTCTGGTATTGTTCTCATGTGGCCATCCTGAAGAGAACGATCCTTGATTATGGAGATCCAGAGGAAGTTATCTCAGAAAAAAATCTTTCCAAACTCTACGGCCCGGTCTCGACCGTGATGAAATCTGAAGGGAGGCAGGTTGTTCTCCCCACTGAATATATGAATCATTTCAACCGAATATGA